Proteins encoded together in one Monomorium pharaonis isolate MP-MQ-018 chromosome 8, ASM1337386v2, whole genome shotgun sequence window:
- the LOC105840891 gene encoding uncharacterized protein LOC105840891, with protein MYNWHVGNSVCDSQNFVLQLSEDSVATSSTDDSSLQRYFTATKKYVENDVIVISDSSCGSSPEHTDVSKWKSTLTSSLQNKEYRKLHLLEVSSDSEKERESDSPSRSNDKFSKKKSVSKTVVQVDKASSEASLISNDLTSDRLFDALLASSNALTNNKTDIGSSVKCNGDQMSKSKRFTDKSKRHIDRSPMLITDQEVNSKLREKYNTEERNELIKSTCATYDNPNVLGKHLVFNTPKQDSTGKARLKRHDMHRILQNIRYTQVMYESPREKKENNVIIDESTDIEEDMLHPAISPNCNRKVQHANDSDIIDTTPKNAILQVNSAESCKSHLNISRVMDSFRPLSEKKKKEIREWLLTNFSDSQSDGSFNTVPPSARNSNSGNSSLERLEQTYETPNNRGRINKTPRTDERRQKTIANSDNVTVHSLLTRPKTLDQYFKQTKKSSEYCTPDNKQRLLPKAQTETTKETTLSVINTFETKTVTDCADILDKLYGTSWRDKANAVLSTGKPKKPFIQSTSRIVQTERKPVSKNQYRVDLNKSDIVENNIKPNRGRNVQRKQKKVNDFINDDSLSSNSSESIYHSALTNPTTFISSTTKKSVSVPASIKRLQTLCDTDTEDEIDKSSSPKSLHGRKLSFSDDESSSTSEFDPGDYVPPKFTSNKVNGSQSTKVATKFESTKSVGCETFLASLSNAVPMYHAHPNAKKYRLDYKNNKEELCKKLYELYNEKIFDNKLPGDMLIEWNVRMRGTAGYCYNKKSVKSLGGVIKSSRIVLATKILDTPDRLRDTLIHEMCHAASWIIDNVSDGHGHFWTRWANKAMKTFPELPPIRRCHNYEIKTKFTYKCTSCGYSIGRHSKSLDIEKKRCGYCFGKFELLLNRTTKSGTVQQVQTPKREPTGFALYVKQNYNSVKKEQSNMRHADVMKLLGQQFSAIKIAKKTDVTSN; from the exons atgtataattggCACGTGGGAAATTCGGTGTGCGATTCGCAAAACTTTGTTCTGCAACTCTCCGAGGATTCTGTTGCTACCTCCTCTACCGACGACTCTTCGCTGCAACGTTACTTTACCGCTACAAAGAAGTACGTCGAGAATGACGTTATTGTGATCAGCGACTCCAGTTGCGGTTCGTCCCCCGAGCACACCGATGTATCAAAATGGAAATCGACTTTAACTTCTAGTCTTCAGAATAAAGAATATCGGAAACTACATCTTTTGGAAGTTTCTTCGGATAGCGAAAAGGAAAGGGAGTCCGATTCACCATCAAGATCCAACGATAAATTCTCAAAGAAGAAATCTGTAAGCAAGACTGTTGTACAAGTTGACAAGGCATCTAGCGAGGCATCATTAATTTCCAATGATTTAACTTCTGATAGATTATTCGATGCCTTACTAGCTTCCAGTAATGCCTTAACTAATAACAAAACTGATATTGGTAGCAGTGTGAAATGTAATGGAGATCAAATGAGTAAATCCAAAAGATTCACTGATAAATCTAAGAGACATATTGATAGAAGTCCTATGTTAATTACTGATCAGGAAGTGAATTCGAAactaagagaaaaatataatactgaagaaagaaatgaattaattaaatcaacatGTGCCACATACGACAATCCTAATGTTCTTGGTAAACATCTGGTTTTCAATACTCCAAAGCAGGACAGCACTGGAAAAGCCAGGCTTAAGAGGCATGACATGCACAGAATTTTGCAGAACATAAGGTATACGCAAGTCATGTACGAATCTCctagagagaagaaagaaaacaatGTGATAATTGACGAGAGCACAGACATAGAAGAGGACATGCTGCATCCAGCTATATCGCCCAATTGCAATAGAAAAGTGCAGCATGCTAATGATAGCGACATTATTGATACCACTCCTAAAAATGCTATTTTACAAGTGAATTCGGCCGAATCATGCAAGTcgcatttaaatatatcaaggGTGATGGATTCCTTCAGACCTCTCTctgagaagaaaaagaaggagatCAGGGAGTGGCTACTGACAAATTTTTCTGACTCTCAGAGTGACGGTTCCTTCAACACCGTACCTCCGAGTGCCAGAAACAGTAACTCTGGAAATAGCAGCCTCGAGAGATTGGAGCAGACCTACGAAACTCCAAACAACAGAGGGAGAATCAACAAAACACCGCGGACCGACGAGAGGAGACAAAAGACAATTGCAAATTCTGACAATGTGACAGTTCATTCACTCCTGACGCGTCCAAAAACATtggatcaatattttaaacaaaccAAGAAGAGTTCTGAATATTGCACACCGGATAATAAACAAAGACTCTTGCCAAAAGCGCAAACAGAGACAACAAAAGAGACAACTTTATCggtaataaatacatttgaaaCTAAAACTGTAACAGACTGTGCGGATATTTTAGACAAACTATATGGTACGTCATGGAGAGATAAAGCTAATGCAGTGCTTTCAACAGGGAAACCCAAGAAACCATTTATTCAATCGACAAGTAGGATTGTTCAAACGGAAcg GAAACCTGTATCAAAGAATCAGTATCGTGTAGATTTGAACAAATCTGACATAG ttgaaaataatattaaaccaAATCGAGGAAGGAACGTCCaacgaaaacaaaaaaaagtgaatgATTTTATCAATGATGATTCATTGTCAAGTAACAGTAGTGAAAGTATATATCACAGTGCGTTAACGAATCCTACAACTTTTATAAGTAGTACGACCAAAAAATCCGTATCAGTACCAGCTTCAATTAAACG GCTTCAGACATTATGCGATACGGACACTGAAGATGAAATTGATAAATCCAGCAGTCCTAAGAGTTTACATGGGAGAAAACTATCATTTAGCGACGATGAAAGTTCGAGCACGAGCGAATTTGATCCTGGAGATTATGTCCCACCAAAATTCACGAGTAACAAAG ttaaTGGATCACAATCGACCAAAGTAGCAACTAAATTTGAATCGACTAAGTCTGTGGGATGCGAAACTTTTCTAGCGTCTCTATCAAATGCAGTTCCAATGTATCACGCTCATCCGAATGCAAAGAAATATAGGCtggattataaaaataataaggaagagttatgtaaaaaattgtacgaaCTGTACAACGAGAAGATATTTGATAACAAATTGCCTGGAGATATGTTGATTGAATGGAACGTTCGTATGAGAGGAACTGCTGGATATTGTTACAACAAAAAGTCTGTAAAAAGTCTTGGTGGTGTCATTAAATCTTCGAGGATTGTCTTAGCAACAAAG attttaGATACGCCAGATAGACTAAGGGACACTTTGATACATGAAATGTGTCATGCTGCGTCATGGATAATAGATAACGTTTCAGATGGTCATGGACATTTTTGGACAAGATG GGCTAACAAAGCAATGAAGACATTTCCCGAATTGCCACCAATTCGTCGTTGccataattatgaaattaaaactaaatttacgTACAAATGCACAAGTTGTGGATACAG TATTGGACGACATTCGAAATCCTTGGATATTGAGAAAAAACGATGTGGGTATTGTTTTGGAAAGTTTGAGCTGTTACTTAATAGGACGACAAAGTCTGGCACTGTGCAACAAGTGCAGACACCGAAGAGAGAGCCCACTGGTTTTGCGCTTTACGTGAAGCAGAATTATAATTCGGTGAAAAAAGAGCAAAGCAATATGAGACACGCTGACGTGATGAAGCTTTTAGGTCAGCAATTTTCGGCAATTAAAATAGCTAAGAAAACTGACGTAActagcaattaa